One Polaribacter sp. KT25b DNA segment encodes these proteins:
- a CDS encoding PepSY domain-containing protein: MKTKKIIFQLHKILGLTTGIVVFIVAITGCCWTFREEIESLYDDYKTVAQQEGTIITVTKAKKIAQKIFPENTVHGTVFKKQNDAVEVIFYDAEPEFYQSVFLNPYSGEIIQIDNHLTGFFAFILKGHMRVWLPKKIGENVVGASILIFILIIISGFILWIPKKRKNLKQRIKFDWKKTTKWKRKNFDLHTVTGFYICSLAFIIAFTGSFMSYDWLKYVVYKSTGGQRTVVFKVPENRDSIAIASTTKPIDLLIPRLQKESPNADGFELHYPKTKEESIYVEVSKSKGLFYDSDFRFFDQNSLKEIETEAIYGKYENATIPDKILRMNYDIHIGAIGGITGKIIAFFVSLLTATLPVTGVLLWFGRKYKKNKTPTIK; the protein is encoded by the coding sequence ATGAAAACAAAAAAAATAATCTTTCAGCTTCATAAAATACTAGGTTTAACAACAGGTATTGTCGTTTTTATTGTGGCAATTACAGGTTGTTGTTGGACTTTTAGAGAAGAAATTGAAAGTTTATACGATGATTATAAAACTGTTGCACAACAAGAAGGGACAATAATTACCGTTACAAAAGCTAAAAAAATTGCGCAAAAAATTTTCCCTGAAAACACTGTTCATGGCACTGTTTTTAAAAAGCAAAATGATGCTGTAGAAGTTATTTTTTATGATGCAGAACCAGAATTTTATCAAAGTGTATTCTTAAATCCATATTCTGGAGAAATCATACAAATTGATAATCATTTAACTGGTTTTTTTGCTTTTATTTTAAAAGGACACATGCGTGTTTGGTTGCCAAAAAAAATTGGTGAGAATGTAGTTGGAGCATCTATCTTAATTTTTATTTTAATTATTATTTCTGGTTTTATCTTATGGATTCCTAAAAAACGTAAAAACCTAAAACAACGCATAAAATTCGATTGGAAAAAAACTACAAAATGGAAACGCAAAAATTTTGATTTGCATACTGTAACTGGTTTTTACATTTGCTCACTAGCTTTTATAATTGCATTTACAGGTTCTTTTATGTCTTATGACTGGCTTAAATATGTGGTTTATAAATCTACTGGAGGACAACGAACAGTAGTTTTTAAAGTACCCGAAAATAGAGATTCAATTGCAATAGCAAGCACAACAAAACCAATAGATTTATTAATTCCTAGGTTACAAAAGGAGAGTCCAAATGCAGATGGTTTTGAGCTTCATTATCCAAAAACAAAAGAAGAAAGTATTTACGTAGAAGTATCTAAAAGTAAAGGTTTATTTTATGATTCTGATTTTCGCTTTTTTGATCAAAACTCTTTAAAAGAAATAGAAACAGAAGCTATTTATGGTAAATATGAAAATGCTACAATTCCTGATAAAATATTAAGAATGAATTATGACATTCATATTGGTGCAATTGGCGGAATTACAGGAAAAATTATTGCTTTTTTTGTTAGTTTACTAACAGCTACTTTACCAGTAACTGGCGTTTTATTGTGGTTTGGAAGAAAATATAAGAAGAATAAAACACCAACTATAAAGTAA
- a CDS encoding metallophosphoesterase family protein, protein MSSNFRISRAFKNAKRICFNTDSKFVFFSDSHRGNNGFADDFAHNRNMFKHALEHYYNNDFTYIELGDGDELWENRNFTNIFKANKHIYMWLKKFHENDRLHFIWGNHDMKYKYPKTIRKNLHYYYDSISDTKKELLVGASFSEAIILEDENSGKKIFLLHGHQADWFNYVFWKFSSFLVKVLWKPLQILGFSDPTSPAQNFKERIKVEYKLEKWIQENNNQMMITGHTHRPRFPAKNEIPFFNDGSCVHPRSITGIEIENNEICLIKWHIITLENGTLQIKRTVLEGPENLKHYMN, encoded by the coding sequence ATGTCTTCTAATTTCAGAATTTCTCGTGCTTTTAAAAATGCCAAAAGAATTTGTTTTAATACTGATTCTAAGTTTGTATTTTTTAGCGATTCTCACAGAGGAAACAATGGTTTTGCAGACGATTTTGCGCACAACCGAAACATGTTTAAACATGCTTTAGAACATTACTATAACAACGATTTTACCTATATAGAATTAGGTGATGGAGATGAATTATGGGAAAACAGAAACTTTACAAATATTTTTAAGGCCAATAAACATATTTATATGTGGCTTAAAAAGTTTCATGAAAATGACAGATTACACTTCATTTGGGGAAATCATGACATGAAATATAAATATCCCAAAACAATTCGTAAGAACTTACACTATTATTACGACTCAATATCAGACACCAAAAAAGAATTATTAGTTGGCGCATCATTTTCTGAAGCAATTATTTTAGAGGATGAAAATTCTGGAAAGAAGATTTTTTTATTACATGGTCATCAAGCAGATTGGTTTAATTATGTTTTTTGGAAATTTAGCAGTTTCTTAGTAAAAGTACTTTGGAAACCCTTACAAATTCTAGGTTTTTCAGATCCAACAAGTCCCGCTCAAAACTTTAAAGAACGCATAAAAGTAGAATATAAATTAGAAAAATGGATTCAAGAAAATAATAATCAAATGATGATTACAGGACACACACACAGACCTCGTTTTCCTGCTAAAAACGAAATTCCTTTTTTTAATGATGGAAGCTGTGTGCATCCAAGATCAATTACAGGAATAGAAATTGAAAACAATGAAATCTGTTTGATAAAATGGCATATTATTACTCTAGAAAACGGAACTTTGCAAATAAAAAGAACCGTTTTAGAAGGTCCAGAAAACTTAAAACATTATATGAATTAA
- a CDS encoding peptidogalycan biosysnthesis protein: protein MICCTNTNTALFFSSIDEIPSQIWETLGCTKNIYFHPDFLKSLEKNHPEISFSYIVLVDNENQPTAFASLKLIDFHINSIKNDFEFLKDIGRKLHVFPDKKPLKLLICGNTFVSGEHGVFIKENQDKKAIVKELAESMNHFVNSDKKLKKQIDAFLVKDFAKESLFITDALKDFSYHPFSVEPNMKLQIHENWQNFDDYLASMKTKFRVKAKKAFKQSSSIIIKEITLENLDEILPKMTALYTKVALNAGFNLGVFNLETYRNLKENFGDNYILKSYCLDDKVVGFISGIINKNSLDAHFVGIDYQLNREHAIYQRMLYDYIEIAISKKLKIINFGRTASEIKSSVGAVPQDLTMYLRHKKTIKNKILKLFLQRVQPTPFQQKFPFKNLEISHEKH, encoded by the coding sequence TTGATTTGCTGCACAAACACAAATACCGCGTTATTTTTCTCTTCAATTGATGAAATTCCTTCCCAAATTTGGGAGACTTTAGGTTGTACAAAAAACATTTATTTTCATCCTGATTTTTTAAAATCCTTAGAAAAAAACCATCCAGAAATCAGCTTTTCTTATATTGTTTTGGTTGATAACGAAAATCAACCTACTGCTTTTGCTAGTTTAAAACTAATTGATTTCCATATAAATTCTATTAAAAATGATTTCGAATTTTTAAAAGATATTGGTAGAAAACTACATGTATTTCCAGATAAAAAACCCTTAAAATTATTAATTTGTGGAAACACATTTGTGAGTGGAGAACACGGTGTTTTTATAAAGGAAAATCAAGATAAAAAAGCCATTGTTAAAGAACTTGCAGAAAGTATGAATCATTTTGTAAATTCTGATAAAAAACTAAAAAAACAAATTGATGCTTTTCTTGTAAAAGATTTTGCAAAAGAATCGTTATTTATTACGGATGCTTTAAAGGATTTTAGTTATCACCCATTTTCTGTAGAACCAAACATGAAGCTTCAAATCCATGAAAATTGGCAAAATTTTGATGATTATTTGGCTTCAATGAAAACAAAGTTTAGAGTAAAAGCAAAAAAAGCTTTTAAACAAAGTTCATCAATTATAATTAAAGAAATCACTTTAGAAAATCTTGATGAAATTTTACCAAAAATGACAGCTTTGTATACAAAAGTTGCTTTAAATGCTGGTTTTAATTTAGGTGTTTTTAATTTAGAAACTTATAGAAATCTAAAAGAAAATTTTGGTGATAATTACATTTTAAAATCTTACTGTTTAGATGACAAAGTTGTAGGTTTTATTTCGGGCATTATCAATAAAAACTCTTTAGACGCTCACTTTGTTGGTATCGATTATCAACTAAATAGAGAACACGCCATTTACCAAAGAATGCTGTACGATTATATAGAAATTGCCATCAGTAAAAAGCTGAAAATTATTAATTTTGGTAGAACTGCTAGCGAAATAAAAAGTTCGGTTGGCGCAGTTCCGCAAGATTTAACCATGTATCTTCGTCACAAGAAAACTATTAAAAACAAAATTTTAAAGTTATTTTTGCAAAGAGTTCAACCAACTCCATTTCAACAAAAATTTCCATTTAAAAATTTAGAAATTTCTCATGAAAAACACTAA
- a CDS encoding acyl-CoA thioesterase II has protein sequence MKNTKELIALLDLDDLGNHNFSGKSVTIGSPHVFGGQVLAQAINAAYKTIPENRFLHSLHSYFLEAGDLTIPINYNVQEVRNGGSFSTRRVTASQNEKTIFILAASFHRKEDGFEHQTTFDPNIKQPEKLLSWDDMLAQFGDFLPKPMKYFLSIERPIEFKPVRIPNPLQPENLPPNEQVWFRLKGEKQAMDFRTKQEILTYISDYNILNPAFNPNASEYNFGNTQTASLDHSMWFFRDFDFDDWMLYVVESPNAFGARGLSKGNIFTRDGKLVASVAQEGLLRPIKK, from the coding sequence ATGAAAAACACTAAAGAATTAATTGCCCTTTTAGACTTAGACGATTTAGGAAACCATAATTTTAGCGGTAAAAGTGTAACTATTGGAAGTCCGCATGTTTTTGGCGGTCAAGTATTAGCACAAGCTATAAATGCTGCTTATAAAACAATACCAGAAAATCGTTTTCTACATTCTTTACATTCCTACTTTTTAGAAGCAGGCGATTTAACGATTCCTATAAATTACAATGTGCAAGAAGTAAGAAATGGTGGCAGTTTTTCTACGAGAAGAGTTACTGCAAGTCAAAATGAAAAAACTATTTTTATTTTAGCAGCTTCATTTCACAGAAAAGAAGATGGTTTTGAGCATCAAACAACATTTGATCCAAACATAAAACAGCCAGAAAAACTGTTAAGTTGGGATGATATGTTAGCACAATTTGGTGATTTTTTACCAAAACCTATGAAATACTTTTTAAGCATAGAAAGACCTATAGAATTTAAACCTGTTAGAATTCCGAATCCTTTACAACCAGAAAATTTACCGCCAAATGAGCAAGTTTGGTTTCGTTTAAAAGGCGAAAAACAAGCAATGGATTTTAGAACAAAACAAGAAATCCTAACCTATATTTCTGATTATAATATTCTAAATCCAGCATTTAATCCAAATGCAAGCGAATATAATTTTGGCAATACACAAACGGCAAGTTTAGATCATTCTATGTGGTTTTTTAGAGATTTCGATTTTGATGATTGGATGTTGTATGTTGTAGAATCTCCAAATGCTTTTGGTGCAAGAGGTTTATCCAAAGGAAATATTTTTACAAGAGATGGTAAATTAGTTGCTTCGGTTGCTCAAGAAGGATTGTTAAGGCCGATTAAAAAGTAA
- a CDS encoding SdpI family protein — translation MNPITYVLTTNGLLFLLSVIFWKFPPKKINNIYGYRTFKAMQNDDIWKFANSTFNKNFLIYAGISFLAALILATISVQELTWQPMVLVMLSLLVSIIKTERSLSDNFTEEGKRK, via the coding sequence ATGAATCCAATTACATATGTTTTAACCACAAATGGTTTATTGTTTTTATTGAGTGTTATTTTTTGGAAATTTCCGCCAAAAAAAATCAATAACATTTATGGTTATAGAACTTTTAAGGCAATGCAAAATGATGATATTTGGAAATTTGCTAACAGCACATTTAACAAAAATTTCCTTATCTATGCAGGTATTTCATTTTTAGCGGCCTTAATTTTAGCAACTATTTCTGTGCAAGAATTAACTTGGCAACCAATGGTTTTAGTTATGTTATCGCTTTTAGTAAGTATTATAAAAACAGAAAGATCTTTATCTGATAATTTTACCGAAGAAGGAAAAAGAAAGTAA
- a CDS encoding TonB-dependent siderophore receptor codes for MKYIFLVFIVFFSSTTFAQEIKVLDKKTGKKINNVTIFNKDKTISLTTNYLGLADVSSFKKDDVILFSHLSYANFSLKKSILKQQNFIVYLTKHSEQLDEIVISVFKKEEKSKRIAEQIAVLSSKDIQKISAQTSADLLAEIPGIKVQKSQFGGGSPVIRGMESNRVLLVVDGVRMNNAIYRKGHLQSSITIAPNLLDKTEVVFGPSSVIYGSDALGGVIHYYTKTPKLSEENKVSSQLFSRYSTVNQEITTNVSSELSFKNWASFTSISYSDFGELTAGKNRNHGFSDWGKVFYYSENVNGNYNENPTKNANPNTLRNTNYNQTDVLQKFFVPLSKNTDLKINLQYSTSSDIQRFDRLTELTDLNDVSSLKFAEWYYGPQKRLLISSRLDIKPSENWLESGSITAAYQNLQESRIQRKFGSLDRSYREENVDVFSVNGDFSVPLTEDKTRTLSYGFEVAYNEVSSNSYGKTLNILNGEINGFSDDFKVQSRYPDGGSDYLSSALYVDYRQDINPKSTLNSGIRFTNTNLHAIWIDQTFIQLPEIEISSNNSAVTATLGYVYKPSKNWQLNSVLSSGFRSPNIDDVGRVREKSGDVTVPNIDVKPEFAYNAEIGIQKYFNNRKFRLGANVFYTLLDNYIIRDSFTINGSDQVLFDGEYGNAVANQNRGNAFITGYTISYLGKLSNTFNTSGFITYTKGRTYDTEEPMSSIPPLFGQFEINYKKEKIEVGAALRFNSKKDISDFNFTEGIDNHDLTPIVDANATDDVDIYFGTPSWVTFGVNSRYAVSENFSVQARLSNLFDEHYIEFASGVSSPGRNLSVSFVANF; via the coding sequence ATGAAGTATATTTTTTTAGTATTTATAGTTTTTTTTAGTAGTACAACTTTTGCACAAGAAATAAAAGTTTTAGACAAAAAAACAGGTAAGAAAATAAATAATGTTACTATTTTTAATAAGGATAAAACTATTAGTTTAACCACAAATTATTTAGGTTTAGCTGATGTTTCCTCTTTTAAAAAGGATGATGTAATTCTTTTTTCTCATTTATCTTATGCAAATTTTAGCTTAAAAAAATCAATTTTAAAGCAACAAAATTTTATAGTTTATTTAACCAAACATTCTGAGCAATTAGATGAGATTGTAATTTCTGTTTTTAAGAAAGAAGAAAAATCGAAAAGAATTGCAGAACAAATTGCTGTGCTTTCATCAAAAGATATTCAAAAAATTTCTGCACAAACTTCTGCGGATTTATTAGCTGAAATTCCAGGAATTAAAGTTCAAAAATCACAATTTGGAGGAGGAAGTCCGGTAATTCGCGGAATGGAATCTAACAGAGTTTTGTTAGTAGTTGATGGTGTTAGAATGAATAATGCTATTTATAGAAAAGGGCATTTGCAAAGTTCAATTACCATTGCGCCAAATTTATTAGATAAAACGGAAGTTGTTTTTGGACCTTCTTCTGTAATTTATGGTTCTGATGCTTTAGGTGGCGTGATTCATTATTATACAAAAACGCCTAAATTATCCGAAGAAAATAAAGTTTCTAGTCAATTATTTTCTAGGTATTCTACCGTAAATCAAGAAATTACAACCAATGTTTCTTCAGAATTAAGTTTTAAAAATTGGGCATCTTTTACAAGTATTTCGTATTCAGATTTTGGCGAGTTAACAGCTGGTAAAAACAGAAATCATGGTTTTTCTGATTGGGGAAAAGTGTTTTACTATTCAGAAAATGTAAACGGAAATTATAATGAAAATCCAACTAAAAACGCTAATCCAAATACATTAAGAAATACAAATTATAATCAAACAGATGTGTTGCAAAAATTCTTTGTTCCGTTATCTAAAAACACAGATTTAAAAATTAATTTACAATATTCTACTTCATCAGATATCCAAAGATTTGATCGTTTAACGGAGTTAACAGATTTAAACGATGTCTCTTCTTTAAAATTTGCAGAATGGTATTATGGCCCACAAAAAAGGTTGTTAATATCTTCTAGATTAGATATTAAACCTTCTGAAAATTGGTTAGAAAGTGGTTCAATTACCGCTGCTTATCAGAATTTACAAGAAAGCAGAATTCAACGAAAATTTGGTAGTTTAGATCGTTCTTATAGAGAAGAAAATGTAGATGTTTTTAGTGTGAATGGAGATTTTTCTGTGCCTTTAACAGAAGATAAAACAAGAACTTTATCCTATGGTTTTGAGGTTGCTTATAATGAAGTTTCATCCAACTCATATGGTAAAACTTTAAACATTTTAAACGGAGAAATAAATGGTTTTTCTGATGATTTTAAGGTGCAATCTCGTTATCCAGATGGTGGAAGCGATTATTTAAGTTCTGCATTATATGTAGATTACAGGCAAGATATTAATCCTAAATCAACTTTAAATTCAGGAATTAGATTTACAAATACAAACTTACATGCAATTTGGATAGATCAAACCTTTATACAGCTTCCAGAAATAGAAATTAGCTCAAACAACTCGGCAGTTACAGCAACTTTAGGTTACGTTTATAAACCTTCTAAAAATTGGCAATTAAACAGTGTTTTATCTTCTGGATTTCGCTCGCCAAATATTGATGATGTTGGTAGAGTTCGTGAAAAAAGTGGAGATGTAACAGTACCAAATATTGATGTAAAACCAGAATTTGCGTATAATGCCGAAATCGGAATTCAGAAATATTTTAATAATAGGAAATTTCGTTTAGGAGCAAATGTATTTTATACGTTATTAGATAATTATATTATTAGAGACAGTTTTACAATCAATGGAAGTGATCAAGTTTTATTTGATGGAGAATATGGCAACGCAGTTGCAAATCAAAATAGAGGAAATGCGTTTATAACAGGATATACAATTAGTTATTTAGGTAAACTTTCTAATACTTTTAATACATCAGGTTTTATTACGTACACAAAAGGAAGAACTTATGATACAGAAGAACCAATGTCATCAATTCCGCCTTTATTTGGGCAGTTTGAAATCAATTATAAAAAAGAAAAAATAGAAGTTGGAGCAGCTTTAAGATTTAATAGTAAAAAAGATATTTCTGATTTTAATTTTACAGAAGGAATTGATAATCATGATTTAACACCAATTGTTGATGCAAATGCTACGGATGATGTTGATATTTATTTTGGTACGCCAAGTTGGGTTACTTTTGGTGTAAATAGCCGCTATGCTGTAAGTGAAAATTTTTCTGTACAAGCAAGATTAAGTAATTTATTTGATGAACATTATATAGAATTTGCTTCTGGTGTTTCTTCTCCAGGAAGAAATTTATCGGTTTCTTTTGTTGCTAATTTTTAA
- the recO gene encoding DNA repair protein RecO: MAIVTTKAIVLSALKFGDTSLIVKCYTQEEGVKSYLVRGILKPKKSGLKAAYFQPLTQLRIVANHNNKNTLNSIKEVQVIHPYKTFHTDIVKQSVVLFLSEVLSSSIQEEEQNSALYKYLETAFIWLDMHDKVANFHLLFLLNLTGFLGFYPDTSEINKKGFDLLDGVFSDNIYEKNVISKNDFNQFKKLLGIIFDTLENVTYSKVERQLVLQVIIQYFKLHLGNFRTPKSLQVLETVFS, translated from the coding sequence ATGGCAATTGTAACTACAAAAGCAATTGTTTTAAGTGCACTAAAATTTGGTGATACAAGCTTAATCGTAAAATGCTACACGCAAGAAGAAGGTGTTAAAAGTTATTTAGTAAGAGGTATTTTAAAACCCAAAAAATCTGGATTAAAAGCAGCGTATTTTCAACCATTAACACAATTAAGAATTGTTGCAAATCACAACAATAAGAACACTTTAAATTCTATAAAAGAAGTACAAGTAATTCATCCTTATAAAACATTTCATACAGATATTGTAAAACAATCTGTTGTACTTTTTTTATCAGAAGTTTTATCTAGCTCAATTCAAGAAGAAGAACAAAATTCTGCACTTTATAAATATTTAGAAACCGCTTTTATATGGTTAGATATGCATGATAAAGTTGCCAATTTTCATTTGTTATTTTTATTAAATTTAACTGGTTTTTTGGGCTTTTATCCTGATACATCAGAAATAAATAAAAAAGGATTTGATTTGTTAGATGGTGTTTTTTCTGATAATATTTATGAAAAAAATGTGATTTCGAAGAATGATTTTAATCAATTTAAAAAGCTATTAGGCATAATTTTTGATACACTAGAAAATGTTACTTACAGCAAAGTTGAAAGGCAATTAGTTTTGCAAGTAATTATACAATATTTTAAATTACATTTGGGTAATTTTAGAACCCCAAAATCTTTACAAGTCTTAGAAACCGTTTTTAGTTGA
- a CDS encoding CYTH domain-containing protein has product MSLEIERKFLVENEDFKKECYQKKLVKQGYLNSDKNRTVRIRIADDKGFITIKGKSNETGTTRFEWEKEIDILEAEQLLLLCEPSIIDKTRFYVKSDNHMYEVDEFYGDNKGLIVAEIELTSENEEFKKPSWLGKEVTGNIKYYNSSLSKNPFKNW; this is encoded by the coding sequence ATGAGTTTAGAAATTGAAAGAAAATTTTTAGTAGAAAATGAAGATTTTAAAAAAGAATGTTATCAGAAAAAATTGGTAAAACAAGGATATTTAAATTCTGATAAAAATAGAACTGTTAGAATTAGAATTGCTGATGATAAAGGTTTTATAACCATCAAAGGAAAATCTAACGAAACAGGAACAACACGTTTTGAGTGGGAAAAAGAAATTGATATTCTTGAAGCAGAACAATTACTTTTATTATGTGAACCTTCAATAATTGATAAAACACGATTTTATGTAAAAAGCGACAATCATATGTATGAAGTTGATGAATTTTACGGCGATAACAAAGGATTAATTGTTGCTGAAATTGAATTAACTTCAGAAAACGAAGAATTTAAAAAACCTTCTTGGTTAGGCAAAGAAGTAACAGGAAACATAAAATATTACAATTCTAGTTTAAGCAAAAATCCTTTTAAAAACTGGTAA
- a CDS encoding hemolysin III family protein, whose protein sequence is MSESLNHRYSNTEEKLNVISHGFGLVLSVIAFPFIIFKSIEFTGFWKPVSFIIYGLSLIILYAASTFYHAAKNPKKRRKLNIFDHSAIYVLIAGSYSPFCLVGLDSNLGWYMFLFVWLFALTGVILKLFFTGRFDKISTAMYLLMGWQVVFFIKPLMQSLTPEGLQFLIGGGVFYSIGAILYSIKKIPYNHFIFHVFVLLGSISHFIAIYNL, encoded by the coding sequence ATGAGCGAGAGTTTAAATCACCGTTATAGTAATACCGAAGAGAAGTTAAATGTAATTTCTCATGGTTTTGGCTTAGTTTTAAGTGTTATTGCTTTTCCTTTTATAATATTTAAATCTATTGAATTTACTGGTTTTTGGAAACCCGTAAGTTTTATTATTTACGGTTTAAGTTTAATTATTTTATATGCTGCGTCTACTTTTTATCATGCAGCTAAAAATCCGAAGAAAAGAAGAAAACTAAATATTTTTGATCATTCTGCAATTTATGTGCTAATTGCTGGTAGTTATTCTCCGTTTTGTTTAGTTGGTTTAGATTCTAATTTAGGCTGGTATATGTTTTTATTTGTGTGGCTTTTTGCTTTAACAGGCGTTATTTTAAAACTCTTTTTTACAGGTAGATTCGATAAAATTTCTACAGCAATGTATTTATTAATGGGTTGGCAAGTAGTTTTTTTTATAAAACCATTAATGCAAAGTTTAACGCCAGAAGGTTTACAATTTTTAATTGGTGGAGGTGTTTTTTACTCAATAGGTGCTATTTTGTATTCCATTAAAAAAATACCTTATAATCACTTTATTTTTCACGTTTTTGTTTTACTCGGTAGTATTAGTCATTTTATAGCGATCTATAATCTTTAA
- a CDS encoding 1-acyl-sn-glycerol-3-phosphate acyltransferase, with product MKFIKIPFLLIWRIWFYILMIVTILILSPFLLIFTFKEEQYHNFWKVARILSKILIYGMGFRLKVQNDQITESDKSYMFCPNHASLMDAFVLIALSKNPIVFVGKHELGKIPVFGYFYKKVVIVVDRNNPESRKRVYKMAKKRLHDGTSMAIFPEGLVPTEDVVLAPFKNGAFSLAIEFETPIVPQVYYDCKRLFSWDFFKGSPGVFRIHQHRFIETKGLKMEDMENLKQKVFKIIEDDLLSDKKFMNDTNRPNNEREFKSPL from the coding sequence GTGAAGTTTATAAAAATTCCTTTTCTATTAATTTGGCGAATTTGGTTTTACATTTTAATGATTGTAACCATTTTAATTTTGTCTCCTTTTTTGTTGATATTCACTTTTAAAGAAGAACAATATCATAATTTTTGGAAAGTTGCCAGAATTTTATCTAAAATTTTAATTTACGGAATGGGATTTCGTTTAAAGGTACAAAATGATCAGATAACAGAAAGTGACAAGAGTTATATGTTTTGCCCAAATCATGCATCATTAATGGATGCTTTTGTGTTAATTGCTTTGAGTAAAAACCCAATAGTTTTTGTTGGAAAACATGAGTTGGGTAAAATACCAGTTTTTGGTTATTTCTACAAAAAAGTAGTTATTGTTGTTGATAGAAATAATCCTGAAAGTAGAAAAAGAGTGTATAAAATGGCTAAGAAAAGATTGCATGACGGCACAAGTATGGCAATTTTTCCTGAAGGATTAGTGCCAACTGAAGATGTTGTTTTGGCTCCTTTTAAAAATGGTGCTTTTAGTTTGGCTATTGAGTTTGAAACACCAATTGTACCGCAAGTTTATTACGATTGTAAACGCTTGTTTTCTTGGGATTTTTTTAAAGGAAGTCCTGGAGTTTTTAGAATCCATCAACATAGATTTATAGAAACTAAGGGTTTAAAAATGGAAGATATGGAGAACTTGAAACAAAAAGTTTTTAAAATTATTGAAGACGATTTATTGAGTGATAAAAAATTTATGAACGATACAAATAGACCAAATAATGAGCGAGAGTTTAAATCACCGTTATAG
- the trpS gene encoding tryptophan--tRNA ligase, with product MSRILTGVQSTGTPHLGNLLGAILPAIKMANSPGNESFIFIADMHSLTQIKDGDLLRENTYSVAATWLACGLDISKTIFYRQSDIPQTTELTWYLSCFFPYQRLTLAHGFKDKADRLGDVNAGLFTYPMLMAADILLYDAEIVPVGKDQLQHLEMTRDVANRFNNIVGETLVPPQAEIQKGTKLVPGTDGEKMSKSRNNIINIFLSDKKLRKQVMSIKTDSKGLEEPKNPDTDNVFGLYKLLASDEQIAEMRANYEGGNYGYGHAKQALYELILEQFSTIRERYNHFMENKNEIDEALEIGAEKATIVANGVLKRVRAKIGY from the coding sequence ATGTCTAGAATTTTAACCGGAGTCCAAAGTACAGGAACACCACATTTAGGAAATTTATTAGGAGCTATTTTACCAGCAATAAAAATGGCAAATAGTCCAGGAAATGAATCTTTTATATTTATTGCAGATATGCATTCTTTAACACAAATTAAAGACGGAGATTTATTAAGAGAAAACACCTACAGTGTTGCTGCTACTTGGCTTGCATGCGGTTTAGACATTAGTAAAACAATATTTTACAGACAAAGTGATATACCACAAACAACAGAATTAACATGGTATTTAAGCTGTTTTTTTCCGTATCAAAGATTAACTTTAGCACATGGTTTTAAAGATAAAGCAGACAGATTAGGAGATGTAAATGCAGGTTTATTTACTTATCCAATGTTAATGGCCGCAGATATTTTATTGTATGATGCAGAAATTGTGCCTGTTGGTAAAGACCAATTACAACATTTAGAAATGACGCGTGATGTTGCTAATAGATTTAACAATATTGTTGGTGAAACATTGGTTCCGCCACAAGCAGAAATTCAAAAAGGCACAAAATTAGTTCCTGGAACTGATGGTGAAAAAATGAGTAAATCTAGAAATAATATTATCAATATTTTCTTATCAGACAAAAAGTTAAGAAAACAAGTAATGTCTATTAAAACAGATAGTAAAGGTTTAGAAGAACCTAAAAACCCTGATACAGATAATGTATTTGGACTTTATAAATTATTGGCTTCGGATGAGCAAATTGCCGAAATGAGAGCAAATTATGAAGGTGGAAATTATGGTTATGGCCATGCTAAACAAGCTTTATATGAGTTGATTCTTGAACAGTTTTCTACAATAAGAGAACGTTATAATCATTTTATGGAAAACAAAAATGAAATTGATGAAGCCTTAGAAATTGGAGCAGAAAAAGCAACAATAGTTGCTAATGGAGTTTTAAAAAGGGTTCGAGCAAAAATTGGTTACTAA